One window of the Clostridium sp. MB40-C1 genome contains the following:
- the ftsX gene encoding permease-like cell division protein FtsX: MRISTLKYFSIDALKSLKRNKTLSIASIVTVALTIFMFGMFLFTVLNANKVVKNVESKLEVQVFLKEKISEIDRKNAEQAIKGISGIAEVRFETKEQALNKYREQLGEENKDLLQGLDKKNPLPESYIVRVNSSEIIQNVVKTMKGKPGIDSVVANEELINRIDSLTRGIKWVGIAAFVILVPISFLLIGNTIKLAVYSRKREIGIMKYVGATDGFIRWPFIIEGIIIGLTGSLVSCVLLNYSYKIVYNKLSSAIMMLNLVTPSYILSNVLWIFIISGIIIGGLGSIISIRKFLKV; this comes from the coding sequence ATGAGGATTAGTACATTAAAGTATTTTTCTATAGATGCACTAAAGAGTTTAAAAAGAAATAAGACGTTAAGCATAGCGTCTATAGTTACTGTAGCATTGACGATTTTTATGTTTGGTATGTTTTTATTCACTGTATTAAATGCCAATAAAGTTGTGAAAAATGTTGAATCTAAGTTAGAAGTACAGGTGTTTTTAAAGGAAAAAATAAGTGAAATTGATAGAAAAAATGCTGAACAAGCTATAAAGGGTATAAGTGGTATTGCTGAGGTTAGATTTGAAACAAAAGAACAGGCGCTAAATAAGTATAGAGAACAGTTAGGTGAGGAAAATAAAGATTTACTTCAAGGATTAGACAAAAAAAATCCTCTTCCAGAATCTTATATAGTTAGAGTAAACAGTTCAGAAATAATTCAAAATGTAGTTAAAACTATGAAAGGTAAACCGGGAATAGATAGTGTAGTAGCTAATGAAGAATTAATTAATAGGATAGATTCCCTTACTAGGGGAATTAAGTGGGTTGGTATTGCTGCTTTTGTAATACTTGTACCTATATCTTTTCTATTAATAGGCAACACTATTAAATTAGCAGTTTATTCTAGAAAAAGAGAAATAGGAATAATGAAATATGTTGGTGCAACAGATGGATTTATTAGATGGCCTTTTATAATTGAAGGGATTATAATAGGATTAACAGGATCACTTGTTTCTTGTGTTTTACTTAATTATTCGTATAAAATTGTTTATAACAAGCTATCTTCAGCTATAATGATGCTGAACTTAGTAACACCTTCATATATTTTAAGTAATGTATTGTGGATATTTATTATATCAGGAATTATTATTGGTGGATTGGGAAGTATAATATCCATAAGAAAATTCTTAAAAGTATAA